A stretch of Gossypium hirsutum isolate 1008001.06 chromosome A06, Gossypium_hirsutum_v2.1, whole genome shotgun sequence DNA encodes these proteins:
- the LOC121230347 gene encoding multifunctional methyltransferase subunit TRM112 homolog A, with translation MRLLTHNMLSSNIKGVTKGFPLKIEVEKVVEKQVEINHDFLRNIFPKIDWKAFSDAARTMGYVELPEQAPDPSVLESDLDFLTKFHHALLELHLEEGALVCPETGRKFPVNKGIPNMLLHEDEV, from the coding sequence ATGAGGTTGCTAACTCACAACATGTTGTCGTCAAACATCAAGGGGGTAACCAAGGGCTTCCCTCTCAAGATTGAAGTGGAGAAAGTGGTGGAGAAGCAAGTCGAAATCAACCACGATTTCCTCAGGAATATATTTCCCAAGATCGATTGGAAAGCGTTTTCCGATGCTGCCAGAACTATGGGCTACGTCGAGCTTCCTGAGCAGGCACCTGATCCGTCGGTGCTAGAGTCGGACCTGGACTTCTTGACGAAGTTCCACCATGCCCTTTTGGAGCTTCATCTTGAGGAAGGTGCTCTTGTTTGTCCCGAGACTGGCAGGAAGTTTCCGGTTAATAAGGGAATCCCCAATATGCTTCTGCATGAAGATGAGGTTTAA
- the LOC107901458 gene encoding transmembrane protein 135 homolog, translated as MRPLKSLAHTTMSPDGDGAINGCCPFSFSSGENGIPGSHDDTCKHCTRSQSLSSSPSALGSDSVLLVDSNKLRRIFVASAKGFSIGAGLKGGLALFSILARLLRKKSRKVEAFTNKEAISLAIKETLRYGLFLGTFAGTFVSVDEIIGELGGHNRTAKWRALVAGLVAGPSMLLTGHNTQHKSLAIYILMRAAVLASRCGIKSKRFGKLCKPLTWKHGDIFLMCLSSSQILSSYILKQDSLPPSYRSFLNKHGGKDLVILQGVKEIASGLPFTNLEAIEKLYKASGVDVKLDPNMKIPCSMIHGNQSCSAHVISFFTEGYKRALPVYLPVYLIPALIVHRQDLLKRPSTILRKGIVGTARSSLFLSAYCTSAWLWTCLLFRLFRRCNIPMVAMGTFPTGLALAIEKKSRRIEISLYCLARAIESFFTCMADIGYLPQSTNLKRADVVIFSLSTAIIMHCYAQEREVFRSKYLNVLDWVFGVPPPPCETPRCKNISAV; from the exons ATGCGCCCCCTCAAATCCCTAGCTCACACCACCATGTCGCCGGACGGTGATGGAGCCATCAATGGCTGCTGCCCTTTCTCCTTTTCCTCCGGCGAGAATGGTATCCCCGGATCCCACGACGACACTTGTAAGCACTGCACAAGATCCCAATCTTTGTCATCTTCTCCCTCTGCTCTTGGCTCTGATTCTGTTCTCTTAGTGGACTCGAATAAGTTGCGGAGAATTTTCGTTGCTTCCGCTAAAGGCTTCTCAATTGGAGCCGGTCTTAAAGGTGGCTTAGCTCTCTTCTCAATTCTTGCACGCTTGCTGCGCAAAAAATCACG GAAAGTTGAGGCGTTTACTAATAAAGAAGCTATTTCTTTGGCTATTAAGGAGACACTTAGATACGGTCTCTTTCTTGGAACTTTTGCTGGTACATTTGTTTCGGTAGATGAAATTATTGGTGAACTTGGAGGACATAACAG GACTGCGAAATGGAGGGCATTAGTAGCAGGACTGGTTGCAGGGCCTTCCATGCTTCTAACTGGGCATAACACGCAGCATAAAAGTTTAGCCATATACATACTCATGCGAGCTGCTGTGTTGGCATCACGCTGTGGAATCAAGAGCAAACGGTTTGGGAAGCTGTGTAAACCCCTTACTTGGAAACATGGTGACATATTCCTTATGTGTCTCTCCTCTTCGCAAATTTT GTCATCTTACATTTTGAAGCAAGACAGTTTGCCCCCATCATATAGGTCCTTTCTCAATAAACATGGTGGAAAGGATCTTGTCATCTTGCAAGGTGTAAAAGAGATTGCCAGTGGTCTTCCATTCACTAATTTGGAAGCAATAGAGAAACTTTACAAGGCATCAGGAGTAGATGTTAAATTAGATCCAAACATGAAAATCCCTTGCTCG ATGATACATGGGAATCAATCATGCAGTGCACATGTTATTTCTTTTTTCACTGAAGGATATAAAAGGGCATTACCAGTATATCTTCCAGTTTATTTAATTCCTGCATTAATAGTTCATCGTCAAGACCTCTTAAAAAG GCCTTCCACAATATTAAGAAAGGGTATTGTTGGTACTGCCAGATCAAGCTTATTTTTGTCTGCTTATTGCACATCTGCTTG GTTGTGGACTTGCCTGCTGTTTAGGCTTTTCAGAAGATGTAACATACCGATGGTAGCAATGGGAACG TTTCCGACGGGTCTGGCCTTGGCAATTGAGAAGAAAAGTAGACGGATTGAGATATCACTCTACTGCCTTGCACGAGCCATAGAGAGCTTCTTTACATGCATGGCCGATATTGGGTACTTGCCACAATCGACGAATCTAAAGAGAGCTGATGTGGTAATTTTTAGTTTGTCAACAGCAATCATAATGCACTGCTACGCACAGGAGAGGGAAGTGTTTCGCTCCAAGTATTTAAACGTTCTTGATTGGGTATTTGGTGTACCTCCTCCTCCGTGTGAAACCCCTCGTTGCAAAAACATTTCCGCAGTTTGA